The genomic window CGCTGCCAAATTTGTTTTTTTATTTTTTGTGGAACGCCGAACCCGGTTCAGCGTTCCTTTATTTCATATTACATATGAAGTCAGAATATGATAATATAAAAAGTAAGTATTTACTTTTAAATGATTAGGGGGTAGGGAAATGAGTTCAAAAAATAATAATATTAATAAAAATCATGAGCAAAAGAGAAAAACAATTAGAACTATAGGTACTGTTGTATTGATAACAGGTATTATATTTACTGCAGTAGGATTTATTAGTTTTTTTAGCTCATTTGGTTCATTCGAACCACCTAAATATTTTTGGTGTAGTTTTATCGGATTACCGTTGCTGGGAATTGGTGGGGGATTATTAAAAATGGGCTATATGGGTTCAGTTGCAAGATATACAGCAGAAGAGATTGCTCCTGTAACCAAGGATACATTTAACTATATGGCAGATGGAACTAGTGAAGGAGTACGTAAAATATCAAAATCAATCAGTGAAGGAATAAAAGAAGCCTCTGAAGGCAATGATGATAAAACTTTGGTAAAATGTTTTAAATGTAATGAAGTAAATGATAGTGACGCAAAATTTTGTAAAAATTGTGGGGCAGCCTTAGAGAAAACTAAGATGTGTAGTAACTGTGGCGAGTTAAATGACCCAGATGCGAAATTTTGTGATAATTGTGGGGAAAAGTTTAATTAGATATAAAAATAAGTCCACATTTGTTTGTGGACTTATTTTATATATCATTTTATTTTTATTTCAAAGTTTTACAATTATATTCTATTTCATTGATATTAAGCTTTGCATAGCAGAAATCTCCATCGGGAAAATTCCATATAGCTTCGCCATAAGTTGGTAAATTAAATCCATTTATGTTTTGGTAATTTGAAAGGGGTGTAGACCATGTTGCTTTCTCAAAAGTCTTACCCGTGGGAGAGTAGTATCTATCATCAGAAACAAAATTAATTAATTGTCCTTTTTCATTGAAATATAATATAGCTGATATCTCTATACCTTCATTATTAAAAGTAGCTTTTACAGTATGTGCATCTATAGTTTCCCATTTAATTCTTTCATCAATCAGAGTTGCAGGTGCCATTATACACATATCATTTAATATAGTAACTGTTTCTGCTTTATTCATAATTTCACCTTTGCCTTTAAGCACATGGATTAGGCCCACTATTTTACCATCCATAGTTGCAGTTGCATTTGTATAAGAATGCAATCCATAAAACGGTATACCATTCACATTTAGATTTAAAAAGAACAAACGAGTAATATTATCAAAGAAACTATACTGCTTAATTTGTACCTTTGTCCAGTCTTTTTCTTTATCTAATTTCATACTTGCATCCATAACAGCTCTAAAGCTATTTACCCTTTCTTTACCTATTACTCCTACGTATCTAAGGTATTTCTGAACTGGTTCTGGTAGATGGGTAATATCTTTTTCGGTTATAATAGGTCTTTCTAGATTTTTTGTCCGATTCAATCCTTCTATAACTGCTGACTTGTATTGCCTTTGTAGCTGTTGGGAACGATAAGCTAAAAACACTATTCCTAAAAGCACTATAAAAATAATTATTTGCTTAATATTCATATTAATCCCCCTTGCGGACTTTATTATTTGTACAAAACACACTAAAAAATTAACTCCCCATTTCTTCAACTTTATCTAATAGTTTGTTAACGACATCATACATTACACTGACTTCTTCTTCACTTAAATTCTTAAAAAGGTTAATAATAAAATTACGATCTTTTTCCTCTCTTTTTTTCCAGAACCATTGGTTTTTTTGTGTTAATTTTAATCTTAATGCTCTGCTATCCTTTTTATCTTTATCAATGGCTAAAAAACCCTTTTGTTGAAGTTTAACAGCAAGCTGCTTTACATTTTGGCGAGAGGTTCCCATCAAACTTGCAACCTCAGTGAGCATAGGAGGTTTGTTTTTGAATTGAGATATTATAACTATTAGAAACCATTGTTTAACAGTTATTTCATCCTCAGCTAAATGGGAATCCCCTAAGATTTGTAATTTATTTGCTAATAGAAAAATCTTTCCGAATATATCTTTTTGTTTATCAAAACTATCCAGTTGTAAACA from Caldisalinibacter kiritimatiensis includes these protein-coding regions:
- a CDS encoding DUF6544 family protein → MNIKQIIIFIVLLGIVFLAYRSQQLQRQYKSAVIEGLNRTKNLERPIITEKDITHLPEPVQKYLRYVGVIGKERVNSFRAVMDASMKLDKEKDWTKVQIKQYSFFDNITRLFFLNLNVNGIPFYGLHSYTNATATMDGKIVGLIHVLKGKGEIMNKAETVTILNDMCIMAPATLIDERIKWETIDAHTVKATFNNEGIEISAILYFNEKGQLINFVSDDRYYSPTGKTFEKATWSTPLSNYQNINGFNLPTYGEAIWNFPDGDFCYAKLNINEIEYNCKTLK
- a CDS encoding zinc ribbon domain-containing protein, whose translation is MSSKNNNINKNHEQKRKTIRTIGTVVLITGIIFTAVGFISFFSSFGSFEPPKYFWCSFIGLPLLGIGGGLLKMGYMGSVARYTAEEIAPVTKDTFNYMADGTSEGVRKISKSISEGIKEASEGNDDKTLVKCFKCNEVNDSDAKFCKNCGAALEKTKMCSNCGELNDPDAKFCDNCGEKFN